One genomic window of Punica granatum isolate Tunisia-2019 chromosome 1, ASM765513v2, whole genome shotgun sequence includes the following:
- the LOC116187541 gene encoding probable LRR receptor-like serine/threonine-protein kinase At1g06840 isoform X4, which yields MVRCRLLLLGILVALVAFCFAQPAFGQITQREEVIALRAVRRQLKDPRNRLRNWRKGDPCTSNWTGVVCYFNPNDGYLHVQELRLIRRNLSGNLAPELGRLAHMTILDFMFNNISGSIPKEIGNMTSLNLLLLSGNQISGPLPDELGYLPNITRFQLDLNNISGPLPKSFANLPKALHFHMNNNSISGQIPPELHKLPQLVHFLLDNNNLSGYLPPELSRMPKLRILQVDNNNFEGTEIPQSYTNMSNLLKLSLRNCKLQGTVPDFGTIPKLLYLDLSHNKLNGTIPTNRLYTGITTIDLSNNQLGGTIPSNFSGLPRLQNLSLENNFLSGDVPTDIWQNRTFASVARLVLNFRSNALTDLAGSLNPPSNVTIMLEGNPICRRANELNIANSCGNQTDTGESPPRSSNNTCPSAYLCPVSGGYELVPDTPVGCNCSAPVRVGFLLRSPSISDFPPYFDMFRHYITSNLHLDLYQLQISTPFIWEEGPRLRLFLKFHPHYTEDHFNETALQDLVNKIATYSIPGNDTFGPYDLLNFTFRGPYEYYDMIPTSSSMNKGVLAAIVLGSIACGGIIIMAMAFVFYTIRRKKQQDQDREKQTVPKIPMKIDGIKGFSFKELEEAASNFEITSQIGQGGYGKVYKGTLADGSVVAIKRAQRGSLQGQKEFFTEIELLSRLHHRNLVSLIGYCDEQSEQMLVYEFMANGSLHDLLSARHGSPLNFVARLRTALGAAKGILYLHTEADPPIIHRDIKANNILLDSKFNAKVSDFGISRLFPEADADASVSAHVFTYVKGTPGYVDPEYFQTHKLTEKSDVYSLGIVFLELLTGMRPIYHGKHIVQEVLVACRAGLMFSTIDRRMGPYPADRVKKFMAMALKCCEEEGKDRPTMLEVVRELENITVTLPQSDTVTPESDTSSSATSGSILSSIYGRDSYTSSNFQGSDLVSGVIPTIRPR from the exons ATGGTTCGGTGTCGGCTTCTCTTGCTTGGCATTCTTGTTGCTTTAGTTGCATTCTGCTTTGCTCAGCCTGCCTTTGGGCAGATTACCCAAAGAGAAGAAG TAATTGCCCTGAGAGCTGTCCGTCGTCAACTCAAAGATCCTAGGAACAGACTGAGGAACTGGAGAAAAGGTGACCCCTGCACATCCAACTGGACGGGAGTGGTCTGTTATTTCAATCCGAACGATGGTTATCTGCATGTTCAAGAATT GCGATTGATAAGGAGGAACCTATCGGGAAATTTAGCTCCCGAGCTTGGAAGATTGGCACATATGACTATCTT GGACTTCATGTTTAACAATATAAGTGGAAGCATACCCAAGGAGATAGGCAACATGACTTCGCTGAATCTTTT ACTTCTTAGCGGAAACCAGATATCAGGTCCTCTACCAGATGAGCTCGGTTATCTCCCGAATATAACTAGGTTTCAACTGGATTTGAACAACATATCTGGTCCACTGCCGAAATCATTTGCGAATTTGCCCAAAGCCCTGCACTT TCACATGAATAACAATTCCATCAGTGGCCAGATTCCTCCCGAGCTCCATAAATTACCTCAACTCGTACATTT CCTGTTGGACAATAACAACTTATCGGGGTATCTTCCGCCAGAACTTTCTAGGATGCCGAAACTAAGGATCCT GCAAGTTGATAACAACAACTTTGAGGGGACCGAGATTCCACAGTCCTATACCAACATGAGCAATCTCTTGAAGCT GAGCCTTAGAAACTGCAAGTTGCAGGGTACTGTTCCTGACTTCGGCACCATACCGAAACTTCTTTATTT AGATCTTAGCCATAATAAACTAAATGGAACAATACCAACAAATAGGCTTTACACCGGTATCACAACGAT CGACCTGTCCAATAACCAGCTGGGTGGAACTATACCGTCAAACTTTTCTGGTCTTCCCCGCCTTCAGAACCT GTCTCTGGAGAATAACTTCTTGAGTGGTGATGTCCCAACGGATATATGGCAGAATAGGACTTTTGCTTCTGTTGCAAGACTCGTATT GAATTTCCGGAGCAATGCTCTTACAGATCTTGCCGGGAGTCTTAATCCTCCATCCAATGTTACCATAAT GCTTGAAGGTAATCCCATTTGTCGAAGAGCGAACGAACTAAACATCGCCAACTCCTGTGGGAATCAAACTGACACAGGCGAGTCCCCGCCAAGAAGTAGCAATAACACTTGTCCCAGTGCGTATCTCTGCCCTGTCTCCGGAGGCTATGAACTTGTCCCTGATACTCCAGTCGGTTGCAACTGTTCTGCACCAGTTAGGGTTGGATTCCTTCTCAGGAGTCCAAGTATATCGGATTTCCCTCCGTATTTCGATATGTTCAGACACTACATAACCTCAAATCTTCATTTAGATCTCTATCAGCTGCAGATCAGTACCCCATTCATCTGGGAGGAAGGTCCCAGACTTCGGTTGTTCCTGAAATTCCACCCCCACTACACTGAGGATCATTTCAATGAAACCGCTCTCCAAGATCTTGTAAACAAGATCGCGACGTATTCAATTCCCGGGAATGACACCTTTGGTCCATACGATCTGCTCAATTTTACATTCAGAGGACCTTATGAATATT ATGATATGATCCCAACAAGTTCGAGCATGAATAAGGGCGTCCTTGCTGCAATAGTGCTAGGATCCATCGCCTGCGGGGGCATCATTATCATGGCTATGGCATTTGTCTTCTATACCATCCGTCGCAAGAAACAACAAGACCAAGACCGGGAGAAACAGACAG TTCCAAAGATTCCGATGAAAATTGATGGCATAAAAGGATTCAGTTTCAAGGAACTCGAAGAGGCAGCAAGTAATTTTGAGATCACGAGCCAGATTGGCCAAGGGGGGTATGGAAAGGTCTATAAAGGAACCTTAGCCGATGGATCAGTCGTGGCAATTAAACGAGCACAGCGAGGTTCCCTGCAGGGCCAGAAAGAGTTCTTTACTGAAATAGAACTACTGTCACGGCTCCATCATAGGAACCTTGTTTCACTAATTGGGTACTGTGATGAACAAAGTGAGCAG ATGTTGGTGTATGAATTCATGGCAAATGGCTCTCTCCACGACCTACTATCTG CTAGACATGGAAGTCCTCTGAATTTTGTGGCGAGACTGCGCACGGCATTGGGGGCGGCGAAGGGTATCCTGTACCTCCACACAGAGGCCGACCCACCCATCATACACCGCGATATCAAAGCAAACAACATATTGCTGGACAGCAAGTTTAATGCAAAGGTCTCAGATTTTGGAATCTCGAGACTCTTCCCTGAAGCTGATGCCGATGCATCCGTGAGCGCTCATGTATTCACATACGTGAAAGGAACACCA GGTTATGTTGATCCCGAATATTTTCAGACCCACAAATTGACAGAGAAGAGTGATGTTTACAGCCTCGGAATCGTATTCCTGGAGCTCTTGACAGGGATGCGCCCCATTTATCATGGCAAGCACATTGTCCAGGAG GTACTGGTGGCTTGTCGGGCAGGTCTGATGTTCTCAACAATAGACCGGCGCATGGGCCCTTACCCTGCCGACCGTGTCAAGAAGTTCATGGCAATGGCTCTCAAGTGCTGCGAGGAGGAAGGGAAGGACAGACCCACGATGCTTGAGGTGGTCCGGGAACTCGAAAACATTACTGTGACGTTGCCACAGTCGGACACAGTAACACCTGAATCGGACACTTCAAGTTCTGCGACATCGGGCTCTATCCTGTCATCTATTTACGGAAGGGACTCTTACACATCCTCTAATTTCCAAGGGAGTGATCTTGTGAGCGGGGTCATCCCCACCATCCGGCCTCGTTGA
- the LOC116187541 gene encoding probable LRR receptor-like serine/threonine-protein kinase At1g06840 isoform X5, translating to MVRCRLLLLGILVALVAFCFAQPAFGQITQREEVIALRAVRRQLKDPRNRLRNWRKGDPCTSNWTGVVCYFNPNDGYLHVQELRLIRRNLSGNLAPELGRLAHMTILDFMFNNISGSIPKEIGNMTSLNLLLLSGNQISGPLPDELGYLPNITRFQLDLNNISGPLPKSFANLPKALHFHMNNNSISGQIPPELHKLPQLVHFLLDNNNLSGYLPPELSRMPKLRILQVDNNNFEGTEIPQSYTNMSNLLKLSLRNCKLQGTVPDFGTIPKLLYFDLSNNQLGGTIPSNFSGLPRLQNLSLENNFLSGDVPTDIWQNRTFASVARLVLNFRSNALTDLAGSLNPPSNVTIMLEGNPICRRANELNIANSCGNQTDTGESPPRSSNNTCPSAYLCPVSGGYELVPDTPVGCNCSAPVRVGFLLRSPSISDFPPYFDMFRHYITSNLHLDLYQLQISTPFIWEEGPRLRLFLKFHPHYTEDHFNETALQDLVNKIATYSIPGNDTFGPYDLLNFTFRGPYEYYDMIPTSSSMNKGVLAAIVLGSIACGGIIIMAMAFVFYTIRRKKQQDQDREKQTVPKIPMKIDGIKGFSFKELEEAASNFEITSQIGQGGYGKVYKGTLADGSVVAIKRAQRGSLQGQKEFFTEIELLSRLHHRNLVSLIGYCDEQSEQMLVYEFMANGSLHDLLSGNDDAARHGSPLNFVARLRTALGAAKGILYLHTEADPPIIHRDIKANNILLDSKFNAKVSDFGISRLFPEADADASVSAHVFTYVKGTPGYVDPEYFQTHKLTEKSDVYSLGIVFLELLTGMRPIYHGKHIVQEVLVACRAGLMFSTIDRRMGPYPADRVKKFMAMALKCCEEEGKDRPTMLEVVRELENITVTLPQSDTVTPESDTSSSATSGSILSSIYGRDSYTSSNFQGSDLVSGVIPTIRPR from the exons ATGGTTCGGTGTCGGCTTCTCTTGCTTGGCATTCTTGTTGCTTTAGTTGCATTCTGCTTTGCTCAGCCTGCCTTTGGGCAGATTACCCAAAGAGAAGAAG TAATTGCCCTGAGAGCTGTCCGTCGTCAACTCAAAGATCCTAGGAACAGACTGAGGAACTGGAGAAAAGGTGACCCCTGCACATCCAACTGGACGGGAGTGGTCTGTTATTTCAATCCGAACGATGGTTATCTGCATGTTCAAGAATT GCGATTGATAAGGAGGAACCTATCGGGAAATTTAGCTCCCGAGCTTGGAAGATTGGCACATATGACTATCTT GGACTTCATGTTTAACAATATAAGTGGAAGCATACCCAAGGAGATAGGCAACATGACTTCGCTGAATCTTTT ACTTCTTAGCGGAAACCAGATATCAGGTCCTCTACCAGATGAGCTCGGTTATCTCCCGAATATAACTAGGTTTCAACTGGATTTGAACAACATATCTGGTCCACTGCCGAAATCATTTGCGAATTTGCCCAAAGCCCTGCACTT TCACATGAATAACAATTCCATCAGTGGCCAGATTCCTCCCGAGCTCCATAAATTACCTCAACTCGTACATTT CCTGTTGGACAATAACAACTTATCGGGGTATCTTCCGCCAGAACTTTCTAGGATGCCGAAACTAAGGATCCT GCAAGTTGATAACAACAACTTTGAGGGGACCGAGATTCCACAGTCCTATACCAACATGAGCAATCTCTTGAAGCT GAGCCTTAGAAACTGCAAGTTGCAGGGTACTGTTCCTGACTTCGGCACCATACCGAAACTTCTTTATTT CGACCTGTCCAATAACCAGCTGGGTGGAACTATACCGTCAAACTTTTCTGGTCTTCCCCGCCTTCAGAACCT GTCTCTGGAGAATAACTTCTTGAGTGGTGATGTCCCAACGGATATATGGCAGAATAGGACTTTTGCTTCTGTTGCAAGACTCGTATT GAATTTCCGGAGCAATGCTCTTACAGATCTTGCCGGGAGTCTTAATCCTCCATCCAATGTTACCATAAT GCTTGAAGGTAATCCCATTTGTCGAAGAGCGAACGAACTAAACATCGCCAACTCCTGTGGGAATCAAACTGACACAGGCGAGTCCCCGCCAAGAAGTAGCAATAACACTTGTCCCAGTGCGTATCTCTGCCCTGTCTCCGGAGGCTATGAACTTGTCCCTGATACTCCAGTCGGTTGCAACTGTTCTGCACCAGTTAGGGTTGGATTCCTTCTCAGGAGTCCAAGTATATCGGATTTCCCTCCGTATTTCGATATGTTCAGACACTACATAACCTCAAATCTTCATTTAGATCTCTATCAGCTGCAGATCAGTACCCCATTCATCTGGGAGGAAGGTCCCAGACTTCGGTTGTTCCTGAAATTCCACCCCCACTACACTGAGGATCATTTCAATGAAACCGCTCTCCAAGATCTTGTAAACAAGATCGCGACGTATTCAATTCCCGGGAATGACACCTTTGGTCCATACGATCTGCTCAATTTTACATTCAGAGGACCTTATGAATATT ATGATATGATCCCAACAAGTTCGAGCATGAATAAGGGCGTCCTTGCTGCAATAGTGCTAGGATCCATCGCCTGCGGGGGCATCATTATCATGGCTATGGCATTTGTCTTCTATACCATCCGTCGCAAGAAACAACAAGACCAAGACCGGGAGAAACAGACAG TTCCAAAGATTCCGATGAAAATTGATGGCATAAAAGGATTCAGTTTCAAGGAACTCGAAGAGGCAGCAAGTAATTTTGAGATCACGAGCCAGATTGGCCAAGGGGGGTATGGAAAGGTCTATAAAGGAACCTTAGCCGATGGATCAGTCGTGGCAATTAAACGAGCACAGCGAGGTTCCCTGCAGGGCCAGAAAGAGTTCTTTACTGAAATAGAACTACTGTCACGGCTCCATCATAGGAACCTTGTTTCACTAATTGGGTACTGTGATGAACAAAGTGAGCAG ATGTTGGTGTATGAATTCATGGCAAATGGCTCTCTCCACGACCTACTATCTGGTAATG ATGATGCAGCTAGACATGGAAGTCCTCTGAATTTTGTGGCGAGACTGCGCACGGCATTGGGGGCGGCGAAGGGTATCCTGTACCTCCACACAGAGGCCGACCCACCCATCATACACCGCGATATCAAAGCAAACAACATATTGCTGGACAGCAAGTTTAATGCAAAGGTCTCAGATTTTGGAATCTCGAGACTCTTCCCTGAAGCTGATGCCGATGCATCCGTGAGCGCTCATGTATTCACATACGTGAAAGGAACACCA GGTTATGTTGATCCCGAATATTTTCAGACCCACAAATTGACAGAGAAGAGTGATGTTTACAGCCTCGGAATCGTATTCCTGGAGCTCTTGACAGGGATGCGCCCCATTTATCATGGCAAGCACATTGTCCAGGAG GTACTGGTGGCTTGTCGGGCAGGTCTGATGTTCTCAACAATAGACCGGCGCATGGGCCCTTACCCTGCCGACCGTGTCAAGAAGTTCATGGCAATGGCTCTCAAGTGCTGCGAGGAGGAAGGGAAGGACAGACCCACGATGCTTGAGGTGGTCCGGGAACTCGAAAACATTACTGTGACGTTGCCACAGTCGGACACAGTAACACCTGAATCGGACACTTCAAGTTCTGCGACATCGGGCTCTATCCTGTCATCTATTTACGGAAGGGACTCTTACACATCCTCTAATTTCCAAGGGAGTGATCTTGTGAGCGGGGTCATCCCCACCATCCGGCCTCGTTGA